AATCTCGGTAGCCTCGCGCATATGCTCAATATCACTGCCGAAGATCTGAATACCTATGGGGCGCTCATACTCAAATATGTCCAGCTTCTGGCGGCTTTTGGCGGCATCACGAATGAGGCCCTCACTGCTGATGAACTCGGTGTACATCAAATCTGCACCATTCTGCTTGCACACGTAACGAAAAGGCGGGTCGCTCACGTCCTCCATCGGGGCCAGCAGCAACGGAAAATCACCTAAATCAATATTTCCTATTTGTACAGACATGCTTATATTTAACCCTGCAAAAATACGATTTTTTAAAGTTTGATGGATACCCCCGAGAGATACGTAAAACCTTTATCGCCTGTACTTCAACTTTTTTACCTTTTGCTGATAAGTTTTGGCTGTATGGTGGCTGGTTTGTTTATTGGCAAAGAGGCGGTGGCCATGATCTACGGAAAAACGATATCCGATCAGGTAGTGCAGATGCGGCCCGTACATTCTGCAACCTACGTATATGCCATGCGTATGTTTTTGGGGCTAGGCAATACCGTCCTTGGTTTCTGGACACCTGCCCTGGTGTTTGCCTTTTTAGTGGTCAGAAAACCACGTACTTACTTAAAGTTCGACTCGCATTTCTCGCCCGTTCTATTGGTCTACGGGCTGCTGTTCATGGTGTTCTTTACGCCCGTTACGGATATCACCATTTACTGGAATCAGCATCTTTCATTGCCTGCGCCTTTTAAAGGAGTAGATAAGTTGATACATGATCTGGAAAACCAGAACGAGGCGGTTTTTAAGGAGGTGATGAATATGCGCTCTGGTGGTGATCTGTTGGTAACCTTGTTTGTTGTTGGTTTCCTGCCGGCCATTTCAGAAGAATTCTTATTCAGAGGATGCCTGCAAACCATCTTCAGACGTTGGGATATGAGCGTACACAGTGCCGTTTGGCTGGCTGCTTTTATATTCAGCTTTATGCACTTTGAGTTTCTGGGTTTTGTTCCACGGATGTTGTTAGGCGGTGCGCTTGGCTATCTTTGTGCATGGAGCGGTAGCATCTGGCCATCGGTGTTCTGCCACTTTTTAAACAATGGTTTTGCGGTGGTGGTTACCTATCTGTATCAGCACCAGCAGGTAAAGATTGATCCGGATAGTAATACCCCCATGTTTAGTCATTATATTGTCTATTTGTTTTGCTTACTGATATCTGTATCTATTTTAGTCTATTATCGTAAAAAAGCAATAGCAACA
This region of Mucilaginibacter yixingensis genomic DNA includes:
- a CDS encoding CPBP family intramembrane glutamic endopeptidase is translated as MLISFGCMVAGLFIGKEAVAMIYGKTISDQVVQMRPVHSATYVYAMRMFLGLGNTVLGFWTPALVFAFLVVRKPRTYLKFDSHFSPVLLVYGLLFMVFFTPVTDITIYWNQHLSLPAPFKGVDKLIHDLENQNEAVFKEVMNMRSGGDLLVTLFVVGFLPAISEEFLFRGCLQTIFRRWDMSVHSAVWLAAFIFSFMHFEFLGFVPRMLLGGALGYLCAWSGSIWPSVFCHFLNNGFAVVVTYLYQHQQVKIDPDSNTPMFSHYIVYLFCLLISVSILVYYRKKAIATNPGQDGEELD